From the genome of Perca flavescens isolate YP-PL-M2 chromosome 12, PFLA_1.0, whole genome shotgun sequence, one region includes:
- the LOC114566093 gene encoding uncharacterized protein LOC114566093: MYTEGAQTTGHHRFIQHINTTNPCSCQHCVHYEQPAYGHHGGPGHQPASSKQTDHPSLDCRKDTQAPRVKDVGGRAFIVDKAERSGHRSPQRRPVLAGPGLYSQSDDLSQVYPWELNPAQWSYPPEPGVRHYPSVREQCGCVVRSDTRAHPFSAGIPHPLPHLQVKGQGYRHRRTVRYVSVDEEEESCRCTSENYHAEPHNPHLGHLHMPNGHCGPRPVFFQGGEERDSNQDRGRLKAGSEEGCNGRSGSHKGFFSTEVPQKHLNQSRQKGVCVPPSGITSPEPSKSTTNSDHQHQGSEVVKQKRRQDSVRDQIRQVVTDLEDVLGGLKQVHVEMKEVVQQIDCLTATIDLSEEVPCITQGPSSNFHGSTHPGDLRLAPLPNHKPAPVLALQHIDKERIILRTNSPSPVHMASVVKTSRFTPPSHSKDINHERPGVNGHPPHLYPPRDTNHVGQTHPEPHPQSLDPKVIIGNSTSNSKTQKPPLYPQNGRCGKGPYPPPKPVRTPAYPGRGCQSTSMV; encoded by the exons ATGTACACAGAAGGCGCACAAACAACGGGACACCACCGATTTATTCAGCACATCAACACCACCAACCCCTGCTCCTGCCAGCACTGTGTCCACTATGAGCAGCCAGCGTACGGCCATCACGGTGGGCCGGGACACCAACCAGCATCATCCAAACAGACAGACCACCCATCCCTGGACTGCAGGAAAGACACCCAGGCTCCTCGGGTTAAAGACGTAGGAGGGAGAGCTTTCATAGTGGACAAAGCTGAGAGAAGCGGTCATCGCAGCCCACAGAGGAGGCCTGTGTTAGCAGGGCCGGGCCTTTACAGCCAGTCAGATGACTTGAGCCAAGTTTACCCTTGGGAGTTGAACCCTGCCCAGTGGAGCTACCCGCCGGAGCCTGGGGTGAGACACTACCCGTCTGTCAGAGAACAGTGTGGCTGTGTGGTGCGCAGCGACACCAGGGCACACCCCTTTAGCGCCGGGATACCACATCCTCTCCCCCATcttcaggtcaaaggtcaagggTACAGGCACAGGAGGACGGTCAGGTATGTCTCcgtggatgaggaggaggaaagttGTAGATGCACCTCTGAGAACTATCATGCGGAGCCACACAATCCCCATCTGGGTCATTTACACATGCCAAATGGCCACTGTGGACCGAGGCCTGTGTTCTTTCAGGGAGGGGAGGAAAGAGATAGCAATCAGGACCGGGGAAGACTGAAGGCTGGGTCAGAGGAGGGCTGTAATGGACGCAGTGGCTCTCACAAAGGTTTCTTCTCTACTGAAGTCCCACAAAAACACTTGAACCAAAGCCGACAGAAGGGTGTCTGTGTCCCTCCATCTGGCATCACCAGTCCAGAGCCCTCAAAATCGACAACCAACAGCGACCACCAGCACCAGGGTTCAGAGGTGGTGAAGCAGAAGAGGAGGCAGGATTCGGTGAGGGATCAAATCAGACAAGTAGTGACAGATCTGGAGGATGTGTTGGGGGGTTTGAAGCAAGTTCACGTGGAGATGAAAGAG GTGGTCCAGCAGATTGATTGTCTCACAGCCACAATCGACCTCAGCGAGGAGGTGCCCTGCATCACTCAGGGTCCGTCCAGTAACTTTCATGGTTCAACTCATCCAGGTGACCTCAGGCTGGCACCGCTGCCCAATCACAAGCCTGCTCCAGTCCTGGCGTTGCAACACATTGACAAAGAACGCATCATCTTAAGAACTAACTCTCCCTCCCCTGTTCACATGGCATCGGTTGTCAAAACCAGCCGCTTCACCCCACCCAGCCACAGTAAGGATATCAACCACGAAAGGCCAGGTGTAAATGGCCACCCGCCTCACCTCTATCCCCCCAGAGACACCAACCACGTTGGCCAAACTCATCCCGAGCCCCACCCACAGAGCCTAGACCCTAAGGTCATTATTGGTAACAGCACCTCCAATTCAAAGACTCAGAAGCCTCCTCTGTACCCTCAAAACGGACGCTGTGGCAAGGGCCCATACCCGCCTCCCAAGCCTGTGAGGACTCCTGCCTACCCGGGGAGAGGCTGCCAGAGCACCAGTATGGTGTGA
- the loxl5b gene encoding protein-lysine 6-oxidase, with translation MAKWSLFFLYLFHGQLSLIFGQQQRTAGPWRHRIQWENNGQVYSLMSTGSEYHAPVRSRSQSRVYVSGRRDGTRSQMPGAHRGATLVRPGQAESRQFRTDHRVEPGSTALGRDVRQYAPFNSRASGAQHFNPEHTNTINADFPGSIERVNMDATALHNRGGEPGPGAQYQQLRAVPEAMTVSRQHAQTDQSVSAHPRALERESEARAPSSALSDDGSNEANGNGEDMINDDPRNPLKNHRNSVFYNSYPTRGRSVARTHRPPGTGYGTRYFQNGLPDLVPDPYAIQAGAYVQRMQMFALRCAAEENCLARSAYGPAVRDIDFRVLLRFPQKVKNQGTTDFLPVKPRYQWDWHSCHQHYHSMDAFSNYDLLDVVSGRKVAEGHKASFCLEDTGCEPGFRRRYACTSHTQGLSPGCHDLYAANIDCQWIDITDVPPGNYILKVTVNPNFHVLESDFTNNIVRCDITYTGTYVQTRNCRVSRV, from the exons ATGGCAAAATGGTCACTCTTCTTTTTATACCTTTTCCATGGACAACTTTCCCTCATCTTTGGGCAGCAGCAGCGCACAGCTGGGCCCTGGCGGCACCGGATTCAGTGGGAGAACAACGGGCAGGTTTATAGTTTAATGAGCACTGGGTCAGAGTACCATGCTCCGGTTCGGTCCAGAAGCCAGTCGAGGGTTTATGTTAGCGGCAGGAGGGATGGCACCAGGAGCCAAATGCCGGGAGCGCACAGAGGAGCCACGCTTGTAAGACCCGGACAGGCTGAGTCCAGACAGTTCAGGACTGATCACCGTGTAGAGCCGGGATCTACTGCGTTAGGACGCGATGTTAGACAGTATGCGCCTTTTAACAGTCGTGCGTCAGGGGCACAACACTTTAACCCTGAACACACCAACACCATCAATGCCGATTTTCCAGGCAGTATAGAACGTGTCAATATGGATGCCACTGCACTGCACAACAGAGGAGGAGAACCAGGGCCCGGTGCGCAATACCAACAGTTACGCGCTGTGCCAGAGGCGATGACTGTTTCCAGGCAACACGCGCAGACAGATCAATCCGTCTCAGCACATCCCAGAGCTCTGGAAAGGGAATCTGAGGCCCGTGCTCCATCCTCTGCACTTAGTGATGATGGTTCAAACGAGGCAAACGGTAATGGAGAAGACATGATTAACGACGACCCTCGAAATCCGTTAAAAAACCACAGGAATTCTGTTTTTTACAACTCGTATCCCACAAGAGGGAGGTCAGTGGCCCGCACGCACCGTCCGCCTGGCACAGGATATGGAACAAGATATTTCCAAAATG GACTGCCAGACCTTGTGCCAGACCCATATGCTATCCAAGCAGGTGCATATGTCCAGCGCATGCAGATGTTTGCGCTTCGCTGTGCAGCTGAGGAGAACTGTCTAGCCAG GTCAGCTTATGGACCTGCCGTGAGAGACATCGACTTCAGAGTCCTCCTGCGATTCCCCCAAAAAGTGAAGAACCAAGGCACCACTGACTTCCTTCCTGTCAAGCCGAGATACCAGTGGGACTGGCACAGCTGTCACCA ACACTACCACAGCATGGATGCCTTCAGTAACTACGACCTGCTGGATGTCGTCAGTGGACGTAAAGTGGCCGAGGGACACAAGGCCAGTTTTTGTCTGGAGGACACGGGCTGTGAACCCGGATTCCGGCGGCGCTACGCCTGTACATCTCATACACAG GGACTGAGTCCAGGATGCCATGACCTGTACGCTGCCAACATCGACTGTCAATGGATTGACATCACTGACGTACCTCCTGGAAATTATATCTTGAAG GTTACTGTCAATCCCAATTTCCACGTCCTGGAGTCAGACTTTACCAACAACATAGTGAGATGTGATATCACATACACAGGAACTTATGTTCAGACACGCAACTGTCGAGTATCAAG agtttga